A portion of the Daphnia magna isolate NIES linkage group LG4, ASM2063170v1.1, whole genome shotgun sequence genome contains these proteins:
- the LOC123471221 gene encoding uncharacterized protein LOC123471221 isoform X2 — MDVDKEVQRLESLSKDSQANMSEIIRIYYCIAKDASSTASSAVPILNKLAVHLLSPAVTSILKKHRLDAFSYILVANNLLDLDDVKDDLENGDVLMTNAPANAIRKLKEKLGVTSAVAIPTAAPATQTVAQALLATLDELQITMRSSSSMDQAASHSDENRVAAEIKNQCKDMKNLNGMILYKLPLKATSPFSGAASIVRRFSFGEPSASANKTCKTILLMGATGSGKTTMINAMINYVLGVRWDDPFRFILVEEKETSQAFSQTREVTAYDIHYRNGFRVPYSLTIVDTPGFGDTEGIERDQEITSAVKQFFENRDGIQELDAVGFTVQSSLPRLTSSQTYIFNSVLSIFGKDIGENVRFLVTFADGGRPSVLTAIKEAKLPCLMDANKDPCYQSFNNRAVFVSNQTPDDRLSPMEWDNAMQNFHSFFAELSKMPIKSLQLTKEVLNSRESLHITIQGLEETIQAHLMKMEELRKIEEIIALHKDQVNANKNFDITVKVPKKKRIEVDTNQTALNCSKCEVTCHYPCNPNLWMGFCPVFWRSEEIFHTMSDMTILINDLINLFNQRNTIMAAVGTATAVSTDTSLLVRNIFTGRACKVCPGKCATTDHANEVTKWMNFQEEETRPLYDIRKKYDDAMEKTLSAEELKNALQGEVVQLKFEIIKAMDEITRCSNLLKEMALRGDPLSTPEYINLMIENENKEKKPGYLERIKCFEDLLRKAELTKDVTDGGDLVKKFKK; from the exons ATGGACGTAGACAAGGAAGTACAGCGACTAGAGAGCCTCAGCAAAGACTCGCAAGCTAACATGAGTGAAATAATCAGAATCTATTATTGCATTGCAAAAGATGCAAGTTCCACTGCGTCCAGCGCTGTGCCCATCCTGAACAAATTAGCCGTTCACTTGCTGTCTCCCGCAGTAACCAgcattttgaaaaaacacCGATTGGACGCCTTTAGTTATATACTAGTCGCCAACAACTTGCTGGACCTAGATGATGTCAAAGATGACTTGGAAAACGGAGACGTATTGATGACTAACGCTCCAGCTAACGCCATCAGGAAGCTCAAAGAAAAGCTCGGCGTCACGTCAGCAGTCGCAATACCAACGGCCGCACCCGCCACACAAACGGTCGCACAGGCATTATTAGCCACGTTAGACGAACTGCAAATAACGATGCGCAGTAGCAGTTCTATGGATCAAGCTGCATCACACAGTGACGAGAACAGGGTAGCGGCGGAAATAAAAAACCAATGCAAAGATATGAAAAATTTGAATGGCATGATTTTGTACAAGTTACCATTGAAAGCAACATCACCTTTCTCGGGAGCAGCTTCCATCGTCCGGCGGTTCTCCTTCGGTGAGCCAAGCGCTTCAGCGAACAAAACATGCAAAACTATTCTTCTGATGGGCGCCACCGGTTCAGGCAAGACCACCATGATCAACGCTATGATCAACTACGTACTGGGTGTTCGATGGGACGATCCCTTTCGTTTCATACTTGTCGAAGAAAAGGAGACATCTCAAGCGTTTAGCCAAACCAGAGAGGTGACGGCGTACGACATCCATTACAGAAATGGTTTCCGCGTTCCTTATTCTCTGACAATTGTCGACACTCCGGGATTCGGAGATACTGAAGGAATCGAGCGCGATCAAGAAATCACTTCGGCCGTCaagcaattttttgaaaacagaGATGGCATTCAA GAATTAGACGCTGTTGGTTTTACCGTACAATCTTCACTGCCTCGCCTCACGAGCTCTCAGACGTACATCTTCAATTCTGTGTTGTCCATTTTCGGCAAAGATATTGGGGAAAATGTTCGCTTCCTGGTCACTTTCGCTGATGGAGGGCGACCTTCAGTCTTAACAGCTATTAAGGAGGCTAAGCTTCCTTGCCTAATGGATGCCAACAAGGATCCCTGTTACCAGAGTTTCAATAACCGTGCGGTTTTCGTCTCGAATCAAACACCAGATGATCGCTTGTCTCCTATGGAATGGGACAACGCAATGCAAaattttcattccttttttgcCGAGTTGTCCAAAATGCCGATCAAATCGCTCCAACTCACCAAAGAAGTACTGAACAGCCGTGAAAGTCTACACATCACTATTCAAGGTCTAGAAGAGACCATCCAGGCGCACTTGATGAAGATGGAAGAGCTGCGGAAGATAGAGGAGATCATCGCCTTGCACAAAGACCAAGTTAACGCTAATAAGAACTTTGATATCACGGTGAAAGTACCCAAGAAGAAGCGAATTGAGGTCGATACTAACCAGACAGCACTGAATTGCTCAAAGTGCGAAGTAACGTGCCATTATCCTTGCAATCCGAATTTGTGGATGGGTTTTTGCCCTGTATTCTGGCGATCAGAAGAAATCTTCCATACTATGAGCGATATGACCATATTGATCAATGACTTAATTAACTTGTTCAACCAAAGAAATACTATTATGGCTGCGGTAGGTACCGCAACAGCGGTAAGTACCGATACATCTCTCTTGGTCCGCAACATCTTTACTGGTCGCGCGTGCAAGGTCTGCCCGGGAAAGTGCGCAACTACAGACCACGCAAACGAAGTCACTAAGTGGATGAACTTTCAAGAAGAAGAGACTCGCCCTCTCTATGACATTCGCAAAAAGTACGACGACGCAATGGAAAAGACGCTTAGTGCGGAAGAACTGAAGAATGCCTTGCAAGGAGAGGTGGTGCAACTGAAATTCGAAATCATTAAAGCGATGGATGAGATCACTCGCTGCTCAAATCTTTTAAAGGAGATGGCACTGCGAGGTGATCCCCTCTCCACTCCCGAATATATTAACTTGATgattgaaaacgaaaacaaggaaaaaaaacctggTTACTTGGAAAGGATTAAATGTTTTGAAGACCTGTTGAGAAAGGCTGAACTTACGAAAGACGTTACCGACGGCGGTGATTTAGTCAAGAAGTTCAAAAAGTAA
- the LOC123471226 gene encoding vegetative cell wall protein gp1-like translates to METVNYKADGNGYVEEVSYEGEVKYDAVQTQQSGGITSGTSGQLQASSNSGALSTPGSSNRPPPPPFIPSGAPKEPTPPATVPVKAPQVSVPVWPAVKPPVIPQAPVVGPTPSVVPATPAFVNAPPPVPVYGPDPASNWAPGSSQLSQAPAVQIPGTPAGFTRSPVQAISYGQAAPPSAIPAYPVGPIPLTQRNTPKPPSNPYSI, encoded by the coding sequence ATGGAAACAGTCAATTACAAAGCTGATGGCAACGGATACGTGGAAGAAGTTTCCTATGAAGGAGAGGTCAAATATGATGCTGTCCAAACTCAGCAATCAGGTGGAATTACATCAGGTACTTCCGGACAGTTGCAAGCTTCGTCCAATTCCGGTGCTTTATCAACACCTGGTTCATCCAATCGTCCTCCACCACCGCCTTTCATCCCTAGTGGTGCACCTAAAGAACCCACACCGCCAGCCACTGTTCCAGTAAAAGCTCCACAAGTATCCGTTCCAGTTTGGCCGGCTGTTAAACCGCCGGTGATCCCTCAGGCTCCTGTTGTTGGCCCTACTCCTTCTGTTGTTCCTGCCACTCCTGCTTTTGTTAATGCCCCTCCTCCTGTTCCAGTGTATGGTCCGGATCCAGCTTCAAACTGGGCACCGGGTTCGTCTCAATTATCCCAAGCCCCGGCCGTACAAATTCCTGGAACTCCAGCGGGATTCACTCGTTCACCAGTCCAGGCCATATCTTACGGTCAAGCTGCTCCTCCATCTGCAATTCCAGCGTATCCGGTTGGACCAATTCCGTTGACTCAGAGAAACACCCCTAAGCCGCCGTCTAATCCCTATTCCATTTGA